A window of Planctomycetota bacterium contains these coding sequences:
- a CDS encoding uroporphyrinogen decarboxylase family protein, translated as MTSFDRYLAVVRGEAADILPRVPILMQFAAEHIGSNYGAFASDYRVLVEANLRCAEEFGFDQVSTISDPYRETQGFGAEIRYVRDGVPRCVKPPLEDAKDLRLLKKPNPRRSTRMLDRVRAVEAYHRAVPRKYSVLGWVEGPAAEAADLRGVTNFLMDLVLDAPFARELMERCVEVGIAFAKAQIDAGADTIGVGDAIASQVSPDLYAEMIFPLEQRLFEGIQAGGGLVRLHICGDTTHLLPYFARLPVDIVDLDWQVDMAKARAILGRGKTMVANLDPANAVKRGTPASIRKALRAVYKAAGNPLLAGAGCEIPPGTADANLKALCAPIRYQS; from the coding sequence ATGACCAGCTTCGACCGCTACCTGGCCGTCGTGCGGGGCGAGGCGGCCGACATCCTGCCCCGAGTGCCCATCCTGATGCAGTTCGCCGCCGAGCACATCGGGTCCAATTACGGGGCGTTCGCCTCGGACTACCGCGTGCTGGTCGAGGCCAATCTGCGGTGCGCCGAGGAGTTCGGCTTCGACCAGGTGAGCACCATTTCCGACCCCTACCGCGAGACGCAGGGCTTCGGGGCCGAGATCCGCTACGTCCGCGACGGCGTGCCGCGCTGCGTCAAGCCGCCGCTCGAGGACGCCAAGGACCTCCGCCTCCTCAAGAAGCCCAACCCGCGTCGCTCGACGCGCATGCTCGACCGCGTGCGAGCCGTCGAGGCTTATCACAGGGCCGTGCCCCGCAAGTACTCGGTCCTCGGCTGGGTTGAGGGGCCGGCCGCCGAGGCGGCCGACCTGCGGGGCGTGACGAACTTCCTGATGGACCTCGTGCTCGACGCCCCCTTCGCCCGCGAGCTGATGGAGCGCTGCGTCGAGGTCGGCATCGCTTTCGCCAAGGCCCAGATTGACGCCGGGGCCGACACCATCGGCGTGGGCGACGCCATCGCGAGCCAGGTGTCGCCCGACCTCTACGCGGAGATGATCTTCCCCCTCGAACAGCGGCTCTTCGAGGGCATCCAGGCCGGCGGCGGCCTGGTCCGTCTGCACATCTGCGGCGACACCACACACCTCCTGCCCTACTTTGCCAGGCTGCCCGTGGATATCGTGGACCTCGATTGGCAGGTAGACATGGCGAAGGCGCGAGCGATCCTGGGCCGAGGCAAGACGATGGTCGCCAACCTCGACCCCGCGAACGCCGTCAAGCGCGGCACACCCGCCAGCATCCGGAAGGCCCTGCGCGCCGTCTACAAGGCCGCCGGCAACCCGCTCCTGGCCGGCGCCGGCTGCGAAATCCCGCCCGGCACGGCGGATGCGAACCTGAAGGCCCTCTGCGCCCCGATCCGCTACCAGTCGTGA
- a CDS encoding Gfo/Idh/MocA family oxidoreductase: MGVIGCGGMGAHHVRTLADHPAFELVAGCDIHLEALAHLPPGVAHYQDAEAMFERHRLDLVSLILPNHLYEPMVKLACVYGADVFTEKPFGHSLASCRAMIGALKAAGRRAWVGGQRKYASHIRTARDILCSMHVEFIHGLFTYFWAPAFADPGWRGDRAKSGGVAVIDSGWHVLDLLSWLVGDPDTAFCQLSHLRAHPDMDDKAAIQLHYRWGAVASLVISYTLPKSQLELTFASGGESLHLNYDGLALFDGPKEALRVPAEKDEPLFRLMYDELVKARGGDRSALVTDMYRAERIMAVVDACYDSARTLRKRRVAPVRHPRSGA; this comes from the coding sequence GTGGGTGTGATTGGTTGCGGCGGCATGGGCGCACACCACGTGCGCACGCTCGCCGACCACCCGGCCTTCGAACTGGTCGCCGGGTGCGACATCCACCTGGAGGCGCTGGCCCATCTGCCCCCCGGCGTCGCCCACTACCAGGACGCCGAGGCCATGTTCGAGCGCCACCGCCTGGACCTCGTGAGCCTCATCCTGCCCAACCACCTGTACGAGCCGATGGTGAAACTGGCCTGCGTCTACGGCGCCGACGTGTTTACCGAGAAGCCCTTCGGCCACAGTCTGGCGAGCTGCCGCGCCATGATCGGCGCGCTCAAGGCCGCGGGCCGCAGGGCGTGGGTGGGCGGCCAGCGAAAATACGCCAGCCACATTCGAACGGCGCGCGACATCCTGTGCAGCATGCACGTCGAGTTCATTCACGGCCTCTTCACCTACTTCTGGGCACCGGCCTTCGCCGACCCCGGCTGGCGCGGCGACCGGGCCAAGAGCGGCGGCGTGGCCGTGATTGACAGCGGCTGGCACGTGCTGGACCTCCTGAGCTGGCTGGTCGGGGACCCCGACACCGCGTTCTGCCAGCTCTCGCACCTGAGGGCGCATCCCGACATGGACGACAAGGCGGCGATCCAGCTCCACTATCGCTGGGGCGCCGTGGCCAGCCTGGTGATCAGCTACACCCTGCCCAAGAGCCAGCTCGAGCTCACCTTCGCATCAGGCGGCGAAAGCCTGCACCTGAATTACGACGGCCTGGCGCTCTTCGACGGCCCCAAGGAGGCGCTCCGCGTGCCTGCCGAGAAGGACGAGCCGCTCTTCCGCCTGATGTACGATGAACTCGTCAAGGCGCGTGGCGGCGACCGTTCAGCGCTGGTCACCGACATGTACCGGGCCGAGCGCATCATGGCCGTGGTGGACGCCTGCTACGACTCGGCCCGAACGCTCCGCAAGCGGCGCGTGGCACCCGTCAGGCACCCGCGCAGCGGCGCCTGA
- the plsY gene encoding glycerol-3-phosphate 1-O-acyltransferase PlsY yields MGSGDLWLWTAGGVLSYLLGAIPFGLIAGLALKGVDIRQAGSRNIGATNALRVLGRPIGLAVHALDIAKGFAPPFLLAPLFAGGSGQAAPALGIAYGSAAIVGHVFPVYLRFRGGKGMATSLGAFLGVAWLPTLIGGAVWLIVRAATRYVSVASMTAVVVVPLAMALVPDPTHGGARTWCRAELIVFGALVAALVIARHKSNITRLLRGTENKIGQRAAAPPDARPGS; encoded by the coding sequence ATGGGTTCCGGCGACCTGTGGCTCTGGACGGCTGGCGGCGTGCTGTCGTACCTGCTGGGGGCCATCCCCTTCGGGCTCATCGCCGGACTCGCCCTGAAGGGGGTGGACATTCGCCAGGCCGGCAGCCGCAACATCGGCGCCACGAACGCGCTGCGGGTGCTCGGCCGCCCCATCGGCCTTGCGGTGCACGCGCTCGACATTGCCAAGGGCTTCGCGCCACCGTTCCTGCTCGCACCGCTCTTCGCCGGCGGCAGCGGCCAGGCGGCGCCGGCCCTGGGCATCGCCTACGGCTCGGCCGCCATCGTGGGCCACGTGTTCCCTGTCTACCTCCGGTTCCGCGGCGGCAAGGGCATGGCCACCAGCCTCGGGGCCTTCCTGGGCGTGGCCTGGCTGCCCACCCTCATCGGCGGGGCCGTGTGGCTCATCGTGCGGGCGGCCACGCGGTACGTCTCGGTCGCCTCGATGACGGCCGTGGTGGTGGTGCCGCTGGCCATGGCCCTCGTGCCCGACCCGACCCACGGGGGCGCACGCACCTGGTGCCGGGCAGAGCTGATCGTGTTCGGCGCCCTGGTCGCCGCGCTGGTGATCGCGCGCCACAAGAGCAACATCACCCGCCTGCTCCGGGGCACCGAGAACAAGATCGGGCAGAGGGCCGCCGCCCCGCCAGACGCGCGGCCAGGCTCGTGA
- a CDS encoding alpha-glucuronidase family glycosyl hydrolase has product MRRALAVTLGLALSGLGCLPRGEVPPEVGSLRSQLRRKSITIPAWTQEVVEELATRANDYAGKTLVVESATLAARGEARLGSDPCTFPLSGGGTVVVPAAGVPPWLRSRTGAPLKFRATLHPPRRGVEGPDAGDPVLHAQAIDLAHPLELAFVQIETTPEGTWLVAHIGNYRGEGARATLDLRFGELRESRRLPAVAPGQTTAVRLRLFGPAAPPWESLPPSLRALRLVGDDGSATQVDLGRWLEGPPDSMLDWGYTFTPPGTAVMMLSSDKPEAELERFAALELRSYLAQFTDANIEPREPLPGDEEPLPPQPLLVVGTPQHNKLAAQLVRAAGLEGRLPGLGHDGYLLKSLRHGGQPALLVTAAAPRGLVYGIYALLERYGVQFSMFGARLPARGPFRVLDLDEARTPLFARRALVAEGPTPDWAARWSQWQWLAMVDLAAKNCFNQAVIPLDGLEATFTYEAKRSRDALFPFDIQPPYTCVAEAYLAHQRGLAILVDYARRRGIDVVFARRDGQGKLRTAPPPACVAAAAPAEAAGQALDVLDDPGDFLGLARVEEAAASAARLVAAKATAIAVPYRSGAAARASFLARFSWDPTLTPEAHFRRWAEGLCEGQAAVTLAKAALDGDRLDADLLAATPRPFGQGAGLVLPVEPGDPASDWAALRARATSAAVAAQIQEIRAQSQKLRDLQTRMEPIHAAFREALEAAAPPWEGPLFEAAPAARRAERIAESIYRFRALLGALASVQEGALAYYAGVTNPPEALPQLAVACTKLRKARRILLWVLSRTAESDMAPTLADLAQRLDEQAARLAEWLGPAADAEPVARLTLAGSDAVVHLFRSRTEDILAAYKLTGDEAVHLRLNTAEARLYRRGQEPRTLRAEGGLFLVPLGPVPTYLVARRAAWPGAPAP; this is encoded by the coding sequence ATGAGAAGGGCACTTGCGGTGACCCTGGGCCTCGCCCTATCGGGGCTCGGCTGCCTGCCCCGCGGCGAGGTGCCCCCCGAGGTGGGCTCGCTCCGCAGCCAGCTCCGCCGAAAGTCCATCACCATCCCCGCCTGGACCCAGGAGGTGGTTGAGGAACTGGCCACCCGGGCCAACGACTATGCGGGCAAGACTCTCGTTGTCGAGAGCGCCACCCTGGCCGCTCGGGGCGAGGCGCGCCTGGGCAGCGACCCGTGCACCTTCCCACTGTCGGGTGGCGGCACGGTTGTCGTTCCCGCCGCGGGCGTGCCGCCCTGGCTCCGGTCGCGAACGGGCGCTCCTCTGAAGTTCCGCGCCACCCTGCATCCGCCGCGCCGTGGCGTCGAGGGCCCGGACGCAGGCGACCCCGTGCTCCACGCGCAGGCCATTGACCTCGCGCATCCCCTCGAGCTGGCCTTCGTGCAGATCGAGACCACGCCCGAGGGCACCTGGCTCGTCGCCCACATCGGAAACTACCGCGGCGAGGGGGCGCGGGCCACGCTGGACCTGCGCTTCGGCGAACTCCGCGAGAGCCGCAGGCTGCCCGCGGTGGCGCCCGGCCAGACCACGGCCGTGCGGCTGAGGCTCTTCGGCCCCGCGGCACCACCGTGGGAGAGCCTGCCCCCCAGCCTCCGTGCACTGCGCCTCGTCGGCGACGACGGCTCGGCCACCCAGGTGGACCTGGGCCGCTGGCTCGAGGGGCCGCCCGACTCGATGCTCGACTGGGGCTACACCTTCACCCCGCCCGGCACCGCCGTGATGATGCTCTCGAGCGACAAGCCCGAGGCGGAGCTCGAGCGGTTCGCCGCTCTCGAACTGCGCTCGTACCTGGCACAGTTCACCGACGCGAACATCGAGCCTCGCGAGCCCTTGCCCGGCGACGAGGAACCCCTCCCCCCGCAGCCGCTCCTCGTGGTGGGCACGCCGCAGCACAACAAGCTCGCTGCCCAACTGGTCCGGGCCGCAGGCCTCGAGGGCCGTCTCCCCGGCCTGGGCCACGACGGCTACCTGCTCAAGAGCCTCCGCCACGGCGGCCAGCCGGCCCTGCTCGTCACCGCGGCGGCCCCCCGCGGCCTCGTCTACGGCATCTACGCGCTCCTCGAGCGCTACGGAGTCCAGTTTTCGATGTTCGGCGCGCGCCTGCCCGCGCGTGGGCCGTTCCGCGTGCTGGACCTGGACGAGGCCCGCACCCCGCTCTTCGCCCGCCGGGCGCTTGTGGCCGAGGGGCCCACGCCCGACTGGGCGGCTCGCTGGTCCCAGTGGCAATGGCTGGCCATGGTGGACCTGGCCGCGAAGAACTGCTTCAACCAGGCGGTCATTCCGCTCGATGGCCTCGAGGCCACGTTCACCTACGAGGCCAAGCGCTCGCGCGATGCCCTCTTCCCCTTCGACATCCAGCCGCCCTACACCTGCGTCGCCGAGGCCTACCTCGCCCATCAGCGCGGCCTGGCCATCCTGGTGGACTACGCCCGCCGCCGAGGGATAGACGTGGTCTTCGCCCGGCGCGATGGCCAAGGCAAGCTCCGCACCGCGCCCCCGCCCGCCTGCGTGGCGGCCGCCGCGCCCGCCGAAGCAGCCGGGCAGGCCCTCGACGTGCTCGATGACCCCGGCGATTTCCTGGGCCTGGCGCGCGTGGAGGAGGCAGCGGCCTCAGCGGCCCGGCTCGTCGCGGCCAAGGCCACCGCCATCGCCGTGCCTTACCGCTCCGGCGCCGCCGCGCGGGCCTCGTTCCTCGCGCGCTTCTCCTGGGACCCGACCCTCACGCCGGAGGCCCACTTCCGCCGCTGGGCCGAAGGCCTGTGCGAGGGCCAGGCGGCCGTCACCCTCGCCAAGGCGGCTCTCGACGGCGACCGGCTGGACGCCGACCTCCTCGCCGCCACCCCCCGGCCCTTCGGCCAGGGCGCGGGGCTGGTCTTGCCCGTGGAGCCGGGCGACCCGGCGAGCGACTGGGCGGCGCTCCGCGCGCGAGCCACCAGCGCGGCCGTGGCTGCGCAGATTCAGGAGATCCGCGCCCAGAGCCAGAAGCTGCGCGACCTTCAGACCCGCATGGAGCCGATCCACGCGGCCTTCCGCGAGGCCCTCGAGGCTGCCGCGCCGCCCTGGGAGGGCCCCCTCTTCGAGGCTGCGCCGGCCGCGCGCCGGGCCGAGCGCATCGCCGAGAGCATCTACCGCTTCCGCGCCCTGCTCGGCGCCCTCGCCTCCGTGCAGGAGGGCGCCCTCGCCTACTACGCCGGCGTCACGAACCCCCCCGAGGCCCTGCCCCAGCTCGCCGTGGCCTGCACCAAGCTGCGCAAGGCCCGCCGCATCCTGCTCTGGGTGCTCAGCCGCACCGCCGAGAGCGACATGGCCCCCACCCTGGCCGACCTGGCCCAACGGCTCGACGAGCAGGCCGCGCGCCTGGCCGAGTGGCTCGGCCCGGCCGCCGACGCCGAGCCCGTCGCCCGCCTGACGCTTGCCGGCTCCGATGCCGTGGTCCACCTCTTCCGCTCGCGCACCGAAGACATCCTGGCCGCCTACAAGCTCACCGGCGACGAGGCCGTGCACCTGCGGCTCAACACCGCCGAGGCCCGCCTCTACCGCCGCGGACAGGAGCCGCGCACCCTGCGCGCCGAGGGCGGCCTGTTCCTCGTCCCGCTGGGGCCCGTGCCCACGTACCTGGTCGCGCGCCGGGCCGCCTGGCCCGGGGCGCCCGCCCCCTAG
- a CDS encoding PAS domain S-box protein, whose protein sequence is MSRGPAGQSASPPAPGSGDRGSTGMLAALYQTLVEASDDIIFVIDREDRVRYVNPAAASLFGCAPEALIGRPRAELFPPAIARAQQRSLQHAFCTGEPYSRNDRIIYPAGSTWISTRLIPLRDAEGQVTMVLGVSRDLMRSQETAGDALRASEASYREIFNAVQDGVFVHDAGTGEILDANLTLCELYGYTLEELRGRRAGAFSSGDPPFTPAAAYERFRRAAEGEPQLFEWRVRNKSGVPFWVEVSLKCATIGGRACVLAMVRDISERKAREERLRLLSSAVAQSSEGIAVADLQGRILFINEAFAAMHGYRPDEAMGRHLSIFHTPEQMRAVEADLRQILATGSSVGEVWHARRDGTPFPSLMHNALVRNDAGEPAGIVATMRDITEQKTAEAALRASEARFRAIFEQASDGVVLYDARTREMVEFNDKALQIVGYSRDEFAKITIQDIEAVESPEEVAVHVGRIVERGGDIFDTRLRTKGGAVRDVQVSARPVALGGRGFVLAIWRDVTEQRRAEEALRVAELQYRSTLDSLADAVHVVDTDLRLVLINRRFEGWVRELGLHIEARPGTPLFEVFPFLPPRVRDEYALVFETAETLVTEETSALGGREVTTETRKIPILEGSRVVRVVTVIHDITERRRLEAEALKAQKLDSIGLLAGGIAHDFNNLLAGVLTHLAVARQRSPRQGALTRALAEATRAALRAQGLTQRLLTFSAGGAPVRQPVVLGPILRETADLVLPGSGTRCDLDIPDDLWPALADAQQIGQVFQNLLLNARQAMPGGGTVHVEARNFVVDQTHLLPLAEGRYLRVTVRDHGPGIPRELLPRMFEPFFSTKEGGTGLGLAASYAIVKKHKGCIEVQSEPGSGTLFLVYLPAADALPAPPTAEHAAPGRVLLMDDDEIIRRGARRLLRDHGYEVECARDGAQAVELYAQARDAGRPFDVVILDLTVPDGMGGEECLERLRALDPGVKAVVCSGYSDEAVLARYREHGFQAVVRKPYAIEELNAVLRGLIGGEAR, encoded by the coding sequence GTGTCACGAGGCCCGGCGGGGCAGAGCGCATCGCCGCCGGCCCCCGGCAGCGGGGACCGGGGCAGCACGGGCATGCTTGCCGCGCTGTATCAGACGCTCGTCGAGGCTTCCGACGACATCATCTTCGTGATCGACCGCGAGGACCGCGTGCGCTACGTGAACCCCGCGGCCGCGTCCCTCTTCGGCTGCGCCCCGGAGGCCCTCATCGGCAGGCCGCGGGCCGAGCTCTTCCCGCCCGCCATCGCGCGAGCCCAGCAGCGCAGCCTTCAGCACGCCTTCTGCACCGGCGAGCCCTATTCGCGCAACGATCGCATCATCTACCCCGCCGGCTCCACCTGGATCAGCACACGGCTGATCCCCCTTCGGGATGCGGAGGGGCAGGTCACCATGGTCCTGGGCGTCTCCCGCGACCTGATGCGCAGCCAGGAAACCGCCGGGGACGCACTCCGGGCCTCCGAGGCCAGCTACCGCGAGATCTTCAACGCCGTGCAGGACGGGGTGTTCGTGCACGACGCCGGCACGGGCGAGATTCTGGACGCCAACCTCACCCTGTGCGAGCTCTACGGCTACACGCTGGAGGAGCTCCGCGGCCGGCGGGCCGGCGCGTTCAGCTCGGGCGATCCGCCCTTCACGCCGGCAGCGGCCTACGAGCGCTTCCGCCGCGCCGCCGAAGGCGAGCCGCAGCTCTTCGAGTGGCGCGTGCGGAACAAGTCGGGCGTGCCCTTCTGGGTGGAGGTGAGCCTCAAGTGCGCCACCATCGGCGGCCGCGCGTGCGTGCTCGCCATGGTGCGCGACATCTCCGAGCGCAAGGCGCGCGAGGAGCGCCTTCGCCTGCTCTCGTCGGCCGTGGCCCAGAGCTCCGAAGGCATCGCCGTGGCGGACCTCCAGGGCCGCATCCTCTTCATCAACGAGGCCTTCGCCGCCATGCACGGCTATCGCCCCGACGAGGCGATGGGCCGGCATCTCTCCATCTTCCACACCCCGGAGCAGATGCGGGCCGTGGAGGCCGACCTCCGACAGATCCTGGCGACCGGCTCGTCCGTGGGAGAGGTGTGGCACGCGCGGCGCGATGGCACGCCATTCCCCTCCCTGATGCACAACGCGCTCGTGCGCAACGACGCCGGCGAGCCCGCCGGCATCGTGGCCACGATGCGCGACATCACCGAGCAGAAGACGGCCGAGGCCGCGCTCCGCGCCTCCGAGGCGCGATTCCGCGCCATCTTCGAGCAGGCTTCCGACGGAGTCGTGCTCTACGACGCGCGCACGCGCGAAATGGTGGAGTTCAACGACAAGGCCCTCCAGATCGTCGGCTACTCGCGCGACGAGTTCGCGAAGATCACGATCCAGGACATTGAGGCCGTCGAGTCGCCCGAAGAAGTGGCCGTCCACGTGGGCCGGATCGTCGAGCGAGGCGGCGACATCTTCGACACCCGCCTGCGCACGAAGGGCGGCGCCGTGCGCGACGTGCAGGTGAGCGCGCGGCCCGTCGCGCTGGGCGGCCGGGGCTTCGTGCTGGCCATCTGGCGCGATGTCACCGAGCAACGGAGGGCCGAAGAGGCGCTGCGCGTGGCCGAGCTCCAGTACCGCTCGACCCTCGACTCTCTGGCCGACGCCGTGCACGTGGTGGATACCGACCTGCGGCTGGTGCTGATCAACCGCCGCTTCGAGGGTTGGGTGCGGGAGCTGGGACTTCACATCGAGGCCAGGCCCGGCACCCCGCTCTTCGAAGTGTTCCCCTTCCTCCCGCCGCGGGTCCGCGACGAGTACGCCCTCGTGTTCGAGACGGCCGAGACGCTGGTCACCGAAGAGACCAGCGCCCTCGGCGGCCGGGAGGTCACCACCGAGACCCGCAAGATCCCCATCCTCGAAGGCTCGCGCGTGGTCCGCGTGGTCACCGTCATCCACGACATCACCGAGCGGCGGCGGCTGGAGGCCGAGGCGCTCAAGGCCCAGAAGCTCGACTCCATCGGCCTGCTGGCGGGGGGCATCGCGCACGACTTCAACAACCTGCTCGCCGGCGTGCTCACTCACCTGGCCGTGGCGCGCCAGCGCTCGCCGCGCCAGGGCGCGCTCACGCGCGCGCTGGCCGAGGCCACCCGCGCCGCGCTGCGCGCCCAGGGCCTCACCCAGCGCCTCCTCACCTTCTCGGCTGGCGGCGCCCCCGTGCGCCAGCCCGTGGTCCTCGGCCCGATCCTGCGCGAGACGGCCGACCTCGTGCTGCCCGGCTCCGGCACCCGTTGCGACCTCGACATCCCCGACGACCTGTGGCCCGCCCTCGCCGACGCGCAGCAGATCGGCCAGGTCTTCCAGAACCTCCTCCTCAATGCGCGCCAGGCCATGCCCGGCGGCGGCACCGTGCACGTCGAGGCGCGGAACTTCGTGGTGGACCAGACCCACCTGCTCCCCCTGGCCGAGGGGCGCTACCTGCGTGTCACCGTGCGCGACCACGGGCCCGGCATCCCGCGCGAACTGCTGCCGCGAATGTTCGAGCCGTTCTTCTCCACCAAGGAGGGCGGCACCGGGCTCGGCCTCGCCGCCTCCTACGCCATCGTGAAGAAGCATAAGGGCTGCATCGAAGTCCAGTCCGAGCCCGGGTCCGGCACCCTCTTCCTCGTCTACCTTCCCGCCGCCGACGCGCTCCCCGCACCGCCGACCGCCGAACACGCGGCCCCAGGGAGGGTCCTGCTGATGGACGACGACGAGATCATCCGGCGGGGCGCCCGGCGCCTCCTGCGCGACCACGGCTACGAGGTGGAGTGCGCACGCGACGGGGCCCAGGCCGTGGAACTCTATGCCCAAGCCCGGGACGCCGGCCGCCCGTTCGACGTTGTGATTCTCGACCTCACGGTGCCCGACGGCATGGGGGGCGAGGAGTGCCTGGAGCGCCTGCGCGCGTTGGACCCCGGCGTCAAGGCCGTTGTGTGCAGCGGCTACTCTGACGAGGCCGTGCTCGCCCGCTACCGCGAACACGGCTTCCAGGCCGTGGTGCGCAAGCCGTACGCCATCGAGGAACTGAACGCCGTGCTCCGCGGCCTCATCGGGGGCGAGGCGCGATAG
- the hisG gene encoding ATP phosphoribosyltransferase, with the protein MKLVLGLPKGSLQDATFELMGKAGFHVACGSRSYFPSVDDPELNLVLFRAQEMARYVQDGVLDAGLTGRDWVVENDARVVEVGELRYAKQRLSPVRWVLAVPEDSPVQRAEDLQGKLIATELVGTTRKYLAAKGIEAKVEFSWGATEAKANLVDAIVELTETGSSLRAHKLRIVDTVMESVTVLIANPKAWDDPWKRSKIESIHLLVQGAIVAREKVCLKLNAPQESLDAVCAILPALRKPTISQLSEEGWYALETIVDENVVRHLIPELKRAGAEGIIELPLNKIIP; encoded by the coding sequence ATGAAGCTGGTACTCGGATTGCCCAAGGGAAGCCTCCAGGACGCCACTTTCGAGCTCATGGGGAAGGCGGGCTTCCACGTGGCGTGCGGCAGCAGGTCCTACTTTCCGTCGGTGGACGACCCGGAACTCAACCTGGTGCTGTTCCGCGCCCAGGAGATGGCGCGCTACGTACAGGATGGCGTGCTGGACGCGGGCCTGACGGGCCGCGACTGGGTGGTGGAGAACGACGCCCGCGTGGTGGAGGTGGGCGAGCTGCGCTACGCCAAGCAGCGCCTGAGCCCCGTGCGCTGGGTGCTCGCCGTGCCCGAGGACTCGCCGGTCCAGAGGGCCGAGGACCTCCAGGGCAAGCTCATCGCCACCGAGCTGGTGGGCACCACGCGCAAGTATCTGGCCGCCAAGGGGATCGAGGCGAAGGTCGAGTTCTCATGGGGCGCCACCGAGGCTAAGGCGAACCTGGTGGACGCGATCGTGGAACTCACCGAGACCGGCTCGAGCCTTCGCGCCCACAAGCTGCGCATCGTGGACACGGTGATGGAGTCAGTCACCGTGCTCATCGCCAACCCGAAGGCGTGGGATGACCCCTGGAAGCGCTCGAAGATCGAGAGCATCCACCTCCTCGTGCAGGGCGCCATCGTGGCCCGTGAGAAGGTGTGCCTGAAGCTCAACGCGCCGCAGGAGAGCCTCGACGCCGTGTGCGCCATCCTGCCCGCGCTGCGCAAGCCCACCATTTCGCAGCTCTCGGAGGAGGGCTGGTACGCGCTGGAGACCATCGTGGATGAGAACGTGGTGCGCCACCTGATCCCCGAGCTCAAACGCGCGGGGGCCGAAGGCATCATCGAGCTGCCGCTGAACAAGATCATCCCGTGA